One part of the Zymomonas mobilis subsp. pomaceae ATCC 29192 genome encodes these proteins:
- the nifE gene encoding nitrogenase iron-molybdenum cofactor biosynthesis protein NifE, with product MDNTLKTKVVDLFNEPGCDKNVAKGAKERRKGCSKPLTPGATAGGCAFDGSKIVLQPITDAIHIVHGPLACEGNGWDNRQAASSGPTLYRNGVTTDMTQMTIIMGTGEKQLYKAIRNVIERYNPPAIFVYVTCVPALIGDDVDAVCKHASNKFGIPCIPVNAPGFIGTKNLGNKLAGEALLDHVIGTMEPEISTPTDINIIGEYNLSGELWQIKPLFDKLGIRVHTCITGDSRYRDVASAHRSRVNMMVCSAALINLARKMEERWDIPYFEGSFYGIEETSNSLRRIAQLLVQRGAAADLIDRTEALIQAEEKRIWERLEPYRQRLTGKRVFLYTGGVKSWSIVSALQQMGIEIVGTSVRKSTDNDKQKIKELMGSDAHMIEKIPPREIYERLKRGDADIMLSGGRTQFIALKAKVPWIDINQERHQAYAGYEGILALIRDLDCALSNPVWQEIRQPAPWEEGWEAPEMDSLSDDYNLFNGRAG from the coding sequence ATGGATAACACGTTAAAGACGAAAGTTGTCGATCTGTTTAATGAACCTGGCTGCGACAAGAATGTAGCCAAAGGCGCGAAAGAGCGACGTAAAGGCTGTTCCAAACCTCTAACCCCCGGGGCAACAGCTGGCGGATGCGCCTTTGACGGTTCTAAAATTGTTTTACAACCGATCACAGATGCTATTCATATCGTTCATGGTCCGCTAGCTTGTGAAGGGAATGGCTGGGATAATCGCCAGGCGGCGAGTTCCGGCCCTACCCTCTATAGAAACGGTGTAACAACCGATATGACCCAGATGACTATCATCATGGGTACGGGTGAAAAACAGCTCTATAAAGCTATTCGCAACGTTATTGAACGTTATAATCCACCTGCTATTTTTGTTTATGTAACCTGCGTTCCTGCTTTGATCGGGGATGATGTCGACGCCGTTTGTAAACATGCGTCTAATAAATTTGGTATTCCTTGCATTCCGGTTAATGCGCCGGGTTTTATTGGCACAAAGAATTTAGGCAATAAGCTAGCAGGAGAAGCCCTTCTCGATCACGTGATCGGGACGATGGAACCTGAAATAAGCACGCCTACCGATATTAATATTATCGGTGAATATAATCTATCCGGCGAATTATGGCAGATAAAACCCCTTTTTGATAAATTAGGTATTCGGGTTCATACCTGTATTACAGGGGACTCTCGCTATCGTGATGTTGCCTCTGCCCATCGTTCACGTGTGAATATGATGGTCTGTTCGGCTGCGTTGATTAATCTTGCCCGCAAAATGGAAGAACGCTGGGACATTCCTTATTTCGAAGGTTCTTTCTATGGCATAGAAGAGACCTCTAATTCCCTTCGCCGCATTGCCCAGCTTTTGGTGCAACGAGGCGCTGCTGCTGATTTAATAGACCGCACAGAAGCCCTAATCCAAGCGGAAGAAAAGCGGATATGGGAAAGATTGGAACCCTATCGTCAACGTTTGACGGGTAAACGCGTCTTTCTTTATACGGGCGGCGTTAAATCATGGTCGATCGTTTCTGCATTGCAGCAAATGGGTATTGAGATCGTAGGGACTTCCGTACGGAAATCCACTGATAACGATAAGCAGAAAATTAAAGAATTGATGGGCAGTGATGCTCATATGATAGAAAAGATTCCACCTCGTGAAATTTATGAGCGTCTTAAACGGGGTGACGCAGATATTATGCTTTCGGGCGGTCGTACTCAGTTTATCGCGTTAAAAGCAAAGGTGCCTTGGATTGATATTAATCAGGAACGCCATCAGGCTTATGCAGGTTATGAAGGTATTTTAGCCTTAATCCGCGATCTAGACTGTGCCCTATCTAATCCTGTCTGGCAAGAAATCCGTCAACCAGCCCCTTGGGAAGAA
- the nifK gene encoding nitrogenase molybdenum-iron protein subunit beta gives MPQSVDKTLDYASLFLEPEYKEMLATKGKLENMPEAEKVSAVADWTKSWEYREKNFAREALTINPTKACQPLGAVFAAAGFEGTLSFVHGSQGCVAYYRSHLARHFKEPASAVSSSMTEDAAVFGGLNNMVDGLANAYSLYDPKMIAVSTTCMAEVIGDDLQSFINTAKDKGSIPADFNVPYAHTPAFVGSHVTGYDNMMKGILENFWKGAERKPNDSINIIPGFDGYAVGNNRELKRILDLMGVNYTILSDVSDQFDTPSDGEFRMYDGGTTLDQVRDAVNAKATISMQEYCTPKTLEYAQTFGQETASFHYPLGVSATDELLMKISELTGKSIPAELEKERGRLVDALTDSQAHLHGKSYAIYGDPDFVYSMARFVLETGGEPRHCLATNGTKAWEKQMQALFDSSAFGKDCKAWGGKDLWHMRSLLATEKVDLLIGNSYGKYLERDTDTPLVRLTFPIFDRHHHHRFPVWGYQGGLRVLVALLDKVFDQLDKNSLASEEAGYSYELTR, from the coding sequence ATGCCTCAGTCTGTTGATAAAACTCTTGATTACGCATCCCTATTCCTTGAGCCGGAATACAAGGAGATGCTGGCCACCAAAGGCAAGCTTGAAAACATGCCTGAGGCTGAAAAAGTTAGCGCCGTTGCTGACTGGACAAAAAGCTGGGAATATCGCGAGAAGAATTTTGCTCGTGAAGCACTGACTATCAATCCGACTAAAGCCTGCCAGCCGCTTGGTGCTGTGTTTGCTGCCGCCGGTTTTGAAGGTACCCTTAGCTTTGTCCATGGCTCTCAGGGATGCGTTGCTTACTATCGTTCCCATTTGGCACGTCATTTTAAAGAACCGGCTTCAGCTGTTTCCTCTTCCATGACTGAAGATGCCGCCGTTTTCGGTGGTCTCAACAATATGGTCGATGGTCTGGCCAATGCCTACAGCCTTTATGATCCAAAGATGATTGCCGTTTCCACCACTTGTATGGCGGAAGTTATCGGGGACGATCTTCAGTCCTTCATTAACACGGCCAAGGACAAAGGCTCTATTCCAGCCGACTTTAATGTTCCTTATGCGCACACTCCAGCCTTTGTTGGTAGCCATGTAACGGGCTATGACAACATGATGAAAGGCATTCTGGAAAACTTCTGGAAGGGTGCAGAACGTAAGCCTAACGATTCTATCAACATCATTCCGGGTTTTGACGGATATGCTGTTGGTAATAACCGCGAACTGAAGCGTATTCTTGACCTGATGGGTGTCAACTACACCATTTTGTCTGATGTATCTGACCAGTTCGATACGCCTTCTGACGGTGAATTCCGTATGTATGATGGTGGCACGACCCTTGATCAGGTTCGTGATGCTGTTAATGCTAAAGCGACTATTTCGATGCAGGAATACTGCACGCCAAAGACGCTGGAATATGCTCAAACTTTTGGTCAGGAAACCGCTTCTTTCCATTATCCGCTGGGCGTTTCTGCCACGGATGAGCTGCTGATGAAAATTTCTGAACTGACGGGTAAATCTATCCCAGCAGAATTAGAAAAAGAGCGCGGCCGGTTAGTTGATGCGTTAACGGATAGCCAAGCCCATCTGCATGGTAAAAGCTATGCAATCTATGGCGATCCTGACTTTGTTTACAGCATGGCTCGTTTCGTCTTGGAAACGGGTGGTGAACCTCGCCATTGCCTTGCCACGAATGGCACCAAGGCATGGGAAAAGCAGATGCAAGCTCTGTTCGACAGTTCTGCTTTTGGTAAAGACTGCAAGGCATGGGGCGGTAAAGATCTCTGGCACATGCGTTCCTTGCTGGCGACCGAAAAAGTTGATCTGTTGATCGGTAACTCTTATGGTAAGTATCTGGAACGTGACACGGACACACCGCTTGTTCGTTTAACCTTCCCGATCTTTGATCGCCATCATCATCATCGCTTCCCAGTATGGGGCTATCAGGGCGGTTTACGCGTACTGGTTGCCTTACTTGATAAGGTCTTTGATCAACTTGATAAGAATTCACTTGCTTCTGAAGAAGCTGGCTATTCTTATGAACTGACGCGTTAA
- the nifD gene encoding nitrogenase molybdenum-iron protein alpha chain, giving the protein MSLNEEETVFNTRLIEEVLEAYPEKARKRRRKHLSVAKAPDTEADPGALSECSVKSNIKSIPGVMTIRGCAYAGSKGVVWGPVKDMVHISHGPVGCGHYSWSQRRNFYTGTTGVDSFVTMQFTSDYQEKDIVFGGDKKLKKILKEIDELFPLNKGTTIQSECPVGLIGDDIESVAREQKKETGKTIVPVRCEGFRGVSQSLGHHIACDVIRDWVLDQDGNQVPFESTPYDVNILGDYNIGGDAWSSRILLEEMGLRVIGSWSGDATLAELERAPKAKLNLIHCYRSLNYISRYMEEKHGVPWMEYNLFGPSQIAASLRSIAEKFDDKIKEGAERVIAKYQPLVDAVIEKYRPRLEGKKVLLYVGGLRSRHVVNAYTDLGMEIVGTGYEFAHNDDYQRTGHYVKEGTLIYDDASTYDLEKFIEAIRPDLVGSGIKEKYAVQKTGIPFRQMHSWDYSGPYHGYDGFAIFARDMDLAINSPVWGMFNAPWKKAA; this is encoded by the coding sequence ATGAGCTTGAACGAAGAAGAAACTGTCTTCAACACTCGCCTCATCGAGGAAGTGCTTGAAGCCTATCCGGAAAAAGCAAGAAAGCGCCGTCGGAAGCATCTGTCGGTTGCCAAAGCTCCGGATACAGAAGCTGACCCCGGTGCCTTAAGCGAATGTTCAGTTAAGTCGAATATCAAATCCATTCCGGGTGTGATGACGATCCGTGGCTGTGCTTACGCTGGTTCCAAAGGCGTGGTCTGGGGACCGGTTAAAGACATGGTTCATATCAGCCATGGTCCGGTCGGTTGCGGTCATTATTCATGGTCACAGCGCCGTAACTTTTATACCGGTACGACGGGTGTGGACAGCTTCGTTACGATGCAGTTCACCTCTGATTATCAGGAAAAAGACATCGTTTTCGGTGGTGATAAAAAGCTTAAGAAAATCCTCAAGGAAATTGACGAGCTTTTCCCGCTTAATAAGGGCACGACCATCCAATCTGAATGTCCGGTTGGTCTGATCGGGGACGACATTGAATCTGTCGCCCGCGAACAAAAAAAAGAAACCGGAAAGACGATTGTTCCGGTTCGTTGCGAAGGTTTCCGTGGTGTTTCCCAGTCTTTGGGTCATCATATTGCTTGCGACGTTATCCGTGACTGGGTGCTTGATCAAGATGGTAATCAAGTACCGTTTGAATCAACGCCTTATGATGTCAACATCCTTGGTGACTACAACATCGGTGGTGATGCTTGGTCTTCCCGCATTCTCTTAGAAGAAATGGGTCTCCGAGTTATCGGCAGCTGGTCTGGTGATGCTACTTTAGCTGAACTTGAACGGGCACCAAAAGCCAAACTTAATCTCATCCATTGCTATCGCTCGCTGAACTATATCAGCCGCTATATGGAAGAGAAGCATGGTGTGCCGTGGATGGAATATAACTTATTTGGTCCTAGCCAGATTGCAGCATCTCTTCGCAGCATTGCCGAAAAATTTGACGACAAAATCAAAGAAGGTGCTGAACGCGTTATTGCCAAGTACCAACCTTTGGTCGATGCGGTTATTGAAAAATATCGTCCTCGCCTCGAAGGTAAAAAAGTCCTGCTTTATGTAGGTGGTTTGCGGTCACGCCATGTCGTCAATGCCTATACCGATCTTGGTATGGAAATCGTTGGTACCGGTTATGAATTTGCTCATAACGATGACTACCAGCGTACCGGCCATTACGTCAAAGAAGGCACGCTGATCTATGATGATGCGAGCACGTATGACCTCGAAAAATTCATCGAAGCCATCCGTCCTGATCTCGTAGGTTCAGGCATCAAGGAAAAATATGCCGTTCAGAAAACGGGTATTCCTTTCCGTCAGATGCATTCATGGGATTATTCTGGCCCGTATCATGGTTATGATGGTTTTGCCATCTTTGCCCGGGATATGGATCTAGCCATTAATAGCCCAGTCTGGGGTATGTTTAACGCCCCCTGGAAAAAAGCTGCCTAA
- the nifH gene encoding nitrogenase iron protein, producing the protein MSKIRQIAFYGKGGIGKSTTSQNTLAALVELGQKILIVGCDPKADSTRLILNSKAQDTVLSLAAEAGSVEDLELEDVLKLGYKDIKCVESGGPEPGVGCAGRGVITSINFLEENGAYDDVDYVSYDVLGDVVCGGFAMPIRENKAQEIYIVMSGEMMALYAANNIAKGILKYAGTGGVRLGGLICNERQTDREYELADALAKRLNSKLIHFVPRNNIVQHAELRKQTVLQYAPDSDQANEYRTLAKKIHENSGKGTIPTPITMEELEEMLLEFGIMKTEEQELAELAAKEAAVAK; encoded by the coding sequence ATGAGCAAAATTCGCCAGATTGCTTTTTACGGCAAGGGGGGCATCGGAAAATCAACGACCTCTCAGAATACACTCGCCGCCCTTGTTGAGTTGGGCCAGAAAATTCTTATCGTCGGTTGCGACCCTAAAGCTGACTCTACCCGTCTTATTCTTAACTCCAAGGCACAAGACACCGTGCTGAGCTTGGCTGCTGAAGCAGGTTCAGTTGAAGATCTTGAACTCGAAGATGTTCTGAAACTGGGTTACAAAGATATCAAATGTGTTGAATCAGGTGGTCCAGAACCGGGCGTTGGTTGTGCCGGTCGTGGTGTTATCACCTCCATTAACTTCCTCGAAGAAAATGGTGCTTACGACGACGTTGACTATGTTTCCTATGATGTGTTGGGCGACGTTGTTTGCGGTGGTTTCGCTATGCCGATCCGTGAAAACAAAGCCCAAGAGATTTACATCGTTATGTCTGGTGAAATGATGGCGCTTTATGCTGCCAACAACATCGCCAAGGGCATTCTGAAATATGCTGGTACCGGTGGCGTGCGTTTAGGCGGCCTGATCTGCAACGAACGTCAGACTGACCGTGAATATGAATTGGCTGATGCGTTAGCAAAACGCCTCAATTCTAAACTGATCCACTTCGTTCCACGTAACAACATCGTGCAGCATGCCGAATTGCGTAAGCAGACTGTTCTTCAGTATGCGCCCGATTCTGATCAGGCTAACGAATATCGTACGCTGGCTAAAAAGATCCATGAAAATTCCGGTAAGGGTACTATCCCGACCCCGATCACCATGGAAGAGCTGGAAGAAATGCTGCTCGAATTCGGTATCATGAAGACCGAAGAGCAGGAACTGGCTGAACTCGCCGCGAAGGAAGCCGCAGTCGCCAAGTAA